A stretch of the Halococcus salsus genome encodes the following:
- a CDS encoding heavy-metal-associated domain-containing protein: MTQTITVEGMTCEHCEQTVEEALEEVEGVTSATADRDSESATVEGSAERDELVTVVEDAGYDASA, from the coding sequence ATGACTCAGACAATCACCGTCGAAGGAATGACCTGTGAACATTGCGAGCAGACCGTCGAAGAGGCACTCGAAGAAGTTGAGGGGGTTACGTCTGCTACTGCGGATCGTGACTCAGAATCCGCGACGGTCGAGGGGTCCGCTGAACGGGATGAGCTTGTGACTGTGGTCGAAGACGCTGGATACGATGCCTCTGCGTAA
- a CDS encoding ArsR/SmtB family transcription factor has protein sequence MTEEADPSEIFATLDDEYARDILVATKTDRLSAKELSEECDMSRPTVSRRVTRLVEQGLLEEYTHVDPGGRHYSEYEARLERIEILLQAEGFDVNIDIQPDPADRITTIFEEMRGD, from the coding sequence GTGACTGAGGAGGCCGACCCGTCGGAAATCTTCGCGACACTCGACGACGAGTACGCCCGCGACATCCTCGTGGCGACGAAGACCGACCGCCTGTCTGCGAAGGAGCTCAGCGAGGAATGTGACATGTCACGCCCGACCGTCTCGCGCCGTGTCACCCGCCTCGTCGAGCAGGGCCTCCTCGAGGAGTATACGCACGTCGACCCCGGGGGACGGCACTACAGCGAGTATGAGGCGCGCCTCGAACGCATCGAAATCCTCCTGCAGGCGGAGGGCTTCGACGTCAACATCGACATCCAGCCTGACCCCGCCGACCGGATTACGACCATCTTCGAGGAAATGCGGGGAGACTGA
- a CDS encoding cyclic nucleotide-binding/CBS domain-containing protein yields MGTRPTDLRMDIGRIADESVARVTPDATVAEIAHTMISQSRCARYVVVEESDQISGIITDRDLIANLLTEESELSVLTAETSGDDVRAADVMTRDPLTVPADAEIPKVLRQMNEAGARHVPVVEDGSVIGMITLDDLITHVAGESAHVSAQMDNVAGIIRTESTHD; encoded by the coding sequence ATGGGTACCAGACCAACTGACCTCCGGATGGATATTGGTCGTATTGCTGATGAGTCGGTCGCCCGTGTCACGCCTGACGCCACGGTTGCCGAGATCGCTCACACGATGATCTCCCAATCGCGGTGTGCCAGGTACGTGGTCGTCGAAGAATCCGATCAGATCTCTGGTATCATCACCGATCGAGACCTGATTGCTAACCTGCTCACCGAGGAAAGCGAGTTAAGTGTGCTCACAGCCGAGACGAGTGGAGACGACGTACGAGCTGCTGACGTGATGACGCGTGACCCACTTACTGTGCCAGCAGATGCTGAGATTCCAAAAGTCCTGAGACAAATGAACGAAGCGGGTGCTCGACACGTCCCGGTTGTTGAAGACGGGAGCGTTATCGGGATGATCACTCTGGACGATTTAATTACGCATGTTGCTGGTGAGAGCGCACACGTTTCAGCTCAGATGGATAACGTAGCGGGCATCATCCGAACAGAGTCTACGCACGATTGA
- a CDS encoding heavy metal translocating P-type ATPase: MNKQSITQYYRNHRKAIVTATSGLLYGGGWSLGYLTSFEMASAAILVLATVVGGYDIAKTAYHEVTNRTLGIKTLVTLAAIGAIVIGEYWEAAAVVFLFSLGSYLEGRTMRKTRTALQELLEMTPDTATVRRDGTLQEVSARDVEEGEVVVVKPGGKIPVDGTVVDGESAVNQAPVTGESAPVHKADSDEVYAGTVNQEGALEIRTTGAGSDTTLERIIRRVEEAQEAQSPTESLIDRFAKYYTPAVIALAIGAYAVTQNAILSLTLLVIGCPGALVIGPPVSIVSAIGNAARSGVLMKGGEHLERAGKIDLVAFDKTGTLTKGETTVSDIEGFGVAAADVLSLAATAEKKSEHHLADAIVDMARERQTAATDGGATVAQADDTDVGRRSVPDPDDFDVVAGKGVIAHADGQEVVVGNRALLDDRDVDVPDRVADYVREREGRGETVVHVVRDGDIIGAIAMRDELREAAPGVVAALQDAGIETVMLTGDNDRTAAAVAEEVGIDEYRAELLPEDKQSVIEGYQADGHVVAMVGDGINDAPSLATADVGIAMGAAGTDTAIETADMALMADDLERIPYAVKLSKATRWNVLENVGIAVLTVTVLLAGVLTSYVTLASGMLVHEASVLLVILNGMRLLRY, translated from the coding sequence ATGAACAAACAATCGATCACGCAGTACTACCGGAACCACCGGAAGGCCATCGTCACGGCGACGAGCGGCCTGCTGTACGGCGGTGGCTGGAGTCTCGGCTACCTCACGAGTTTCGAGATGGCAAGCGCCGCCATCCTCGTCCTCGCGACGGTCGTGGGTGGCTACGACATCGCCAAGACCGCTTACCACGAGGTCACCAACCGGACGCTCGGCATCAAGACGCTGGTGACGCTGGCCGCCATCGGTGCTATCGTCATCGGGGAGTACTGGGAAGCCGCCGCCGTCGTCTTCCTGTTCAGCCTTGGCAGCTACCTCGAAGGCCGGACGATGCGGAAGACCCGGACGGCACTTCAGGAGCTACTGGAGATGACGCCCGACACGGCGACCGTCCGTCGCGACGGGACACTCCAAGAGGTCTCCGCCCGCGATGTCGAAGAGGGCGAAGTCGTCGTCGTAAAGCCGGGCGGGAAGATCCCGGTCGACGGAACCGTCGTCGACGGCGAGAGCGCAGTCAACCAGGCGCCGGTCACCGGCGAGAGCGCGCCCGTCCACAAGGCCGACAGCGACGAGGTGTACGCCGGGACGGTCAACCAGGAGGGCGCGCTAGAAATCCGGACGACGGGAGCGGGATCGGATACGACTCTCGAACGGATCATCCGTCGCGTCGAGGAGGCCCAGGAGGCTCAGTCGCCCACGGAGAGTCTCATCGACCGGTTCGCGAAGTACTACACGCCGGCCGTCATTGCCCTGGCTATCGGCGCGTACGCGGTCACGCAGAACGCGATCCTGTCGCTGACGCTGCTGGTCATCGGCTGTCCGGGCGCGCTGGTCATCGGGCCACCGGTCAGCATCGTCTCGGCCATCGGTAACGCCGCCCGGTCGGGCGTGCTGATGAAGGGCGGCGAACACCTCGAACGCGCCGGCAAGATCGATCTCGTCGCCTTCGACAAGACGGGGACGCTCACGAAGGGCGAGACCACCGTCTCCGACATCGAGGGGTTCGGCGTCGCCGCCGCCGACGTCCTCTCGCTCGCAGCGACCGCCGAGAAGAAGAGCGAACACCACCTCGCGGACGCCATCGTCGACATGGCCCGCGAACGCCAGACGGCTGCGACGGACGGTGGAGCGACGGTCGCCCAAGCGGACGATACGGACGTGGGGCGCAGGTCGGTCCCCGATCCCGACGACTTCGACGTGGTCGCCGGCAAGGGCGTCATCGCCCATGCCGATGGCCAGGAAGTCGTCGTCGGCAACCGCGCGCTGCTGGACGACCGCGACGTCGATGTCCCCGATCGGGTCGCCGACTACGTCCGCGAGCGTGAGGGGCGCGGCGAGACAGTCGTCCACGTCGTTCGGGACGGGGACATCATCGGCGCGATTGCGATGCGGGACGAGCTCCGGGAGGCCGCTCCTGGGGTCGTCGCGGCGCTCCAAGACGCTGGCATCGAGACGGTGATGCTCACCGGCGACAACGATCGGACGGCCGCTGCCGTTGCCGAGGAGGTCGGTATCGACGAGTACCGTGCCGAACTCCTCCCCGAGGACAAGCAGTCCGTCATCGAGGGCTACCAGGCCGACGGCCACGTCGTCGCGATGGTCGGCGACGGCATCAACGACGCGCCATCGCTGGCCACTGCCGATGTCGGCATCGCGATGGGTGCTGCGGGAACGGACACCGCTATCGAAACGGCTGACATGGCGTTGATGGCCGACGACCTCGAACGCATCCCGTACGCGGTCAAACTCAGCAAGGCGACGCGCTGGAACGTCCTCGAGAACGTCGGGATCGCGGTGCTGACCGTGACCGTCCTCCTCGCGGGCGTGCTCACCAGCTACGTCACCCTCGCGTCGGGAATGCTGGTCCACGAGGCCAGCGTCCTCCTCGTCATCCTCAACGGGATGCGACTGCTCCGCTACTGA
- a CDS encoding DUF7521 family protein: protein MDHTLFVIGKLFTTALALVIAYQAYRGYQRHHTQLLLYVAAGFALVGLGGLLEGVLFELLQVSIFEAGFVAALVTAAGMLSILYALYAPNP from the coding sequence ATGGACCACACGCTATTCGTCATCGGCAAACTGTTCACGACCGCGTTAGCACTGGTCATCGCATATCAGGCCTATCGCGGGTACCAACGACATCACACGCAGTTACTCCTGTACGTCGCCGCCGGCTTCGCATTGGTCGGGCTTGGCGGCCTCCTTGAAGGCGTCCTCTTCGAACTCCTCCAGGTGTCGATCTTCGAAGCAGGATTCGTCGCAGCACTCGTCACCGCAGCCGGGATGCTGTCTATCCTCTACGCCCTGTATGCCCCGAATCCATAA
- a CDS encoding DoxX family protein, which translates to MSTLDSGMNQLESRVGGLTVGGKVHSLSAWFVLALRLMMGYAFAYSGFTKITGEFAAGGYLTNVAATNGNPLAGMFAWMGSTPWFVEFANVAVPWGELFIGLGLLVGAFVRLAAFFGALMMLMFYFGNWDMSHGFINGDFAYMLVFLAVAAFAAGRILGLDQYIENYDVGGETLVERYPALEYILG; encoded by the coding sequence ATGTCCACACTCGACTCCGGCATGAATCAGCTCGAGAGCAGAGTCGGCGGTCTGACCGTCGGCGGGAAAGTTCACAGTCTCAGTGCGTGGTTCGTGCTCGCGCTCCGTCTCATGATGGGCTACGCGTTCGCGTACTCCGGGTTCACGAAGATCACCGGCGAGTTCGCCGCGGGCGGTTACCTCACGAACGTCGCGGCGACGAACGGCAACCCGCTCGCGGGGATGTTCGCGTGGATGGGGAGTACGCCGTGGTTCGTCGAGTTCGCGAACGTGGCCGTCCCGTGGGGCGAGCTGTTCATCGGCCTCGGCCTGCTCGTCGGCGCGTTCGTCCGCCTCGCGGCGTTCTTCGGCGCGCTCATGATGCTCATGTTCTACTTCGGGAACTGGGACATGAGCCACGGGTTCATCAACGGGGACTTCGCGTACATGCTCGTGTTCCTCGCGGTCGCCGCGTTCGCCGCGGGCCGCATCCTGGGCCTCGACCAGTACATCGAGAACTACGACGTCGGTGGCGAGACGCTCGTTGAGCGCTACCCCGCCCTCGAATACATCCTCGGCTAA
- a CDS encoding heavy-metal-associated domain-containing protein, whose product MSDTTQFRVLDFDCPTCASTVERALSNVDGVQHVEVHYATGRVEIEYDDSVTDPDAFAETIENQGYTPQPA is encoded by the coding sequence ATGAGCGACACAACCCAATTCCGCGTCCTCGACTTCGACTGCCCGACCTGCGCGAGTACCGTCGAACGCGCCCTGTCGAACGTCGACGGCGTCCAGCACGTCGAAGTCCACTACGCGACCGGCCGCGTCGAGATCGAGTACGACGACAGCGTCACTGACCCCGACGCCTTCGCAGAGACCATCGAAAACCAGGGGTACACTCCCCAGCCCGCCTAA
- a CDS encoding SHOCT domain-containing protein produces MAGWGIWSWGMMLIGLLWMALLIALPVYIVYWLTTRSPSDGPTEDSALAVLQERYARGEIDDEEFERRRARLTPDGGRY; encoded by the coding sequence ATGGCCGGGTGGGGAATATGGAGCTGGGGGATGATGTTGATCGGTTTGCTGTGGATGGCACTTCTGATCGCCCTTCCCGTCTACATCGTCTACTGGCTGACAACGCGGTCGCCATCGGACGGCCCCACCGAGGATAGCGCACTCGCTGTCCTCCAGGAACGGTACGCTCGCGGCGAAATCGACGACGAGGAGTTCGAACGCCGGCGCGCCCGACTCACGCCTGACGGCGGCCGTTACTGA
- a CDS encoding copper-translocating P-type ATPase yields the protein MDDHKDTNENPPGGEHQQDDSSHQHEHGEQDESDAESDEQRVEQELLEEEAHPAAESETVLDEQHEHAGHEGEGHDHGSHEGHGEGHGGMHEGHEQMFRRRFFVSTLLSIPVLLYSEMLQEWLGFSVPAFPGSEWINPVFAVIVFAYGGMPFLQMAVPELKDRSPGMMTLISMAITVAFVYSLASVVFPTQSAFFWELVTLIDIMLLGHWIEMRSVRRASSAVDELAKLMPDTAERITDDGETEEVPVRELSEGDLVLVRPGASVPADGTVEEGDSDVNESMITGESKPVSKEPGDEVIGGTINGDGSLRVRVGATGEETTLAGIMRLVEEAQQSKSKTQVLADRAAGWLFYVALGAAVVTAIAWTVAVSFDATVIERVVTVLVIACPHALGLAIPLVVAINTSLAARNGMLVRDRIAMEDARNLDAIIFDKTGTLTEGEHGVVDMATVNGVDEDDALGLAAAVESDSEHMIARAIREAADERDLTTPDATAFEAIKGRGVRANVDGNEVYVGGPNLLTQLDSEIPAHLQRFADEAGQNAQTVVYLVRDSELIAAFAMADVIREESFRVVDALHDLGIEVAMLTGDSQDVANAVADELGIDTVFAEVLPEDKDEKVQELQDQGKLVGMVGDGVNDAPALTRADVGIAIGSGTDVAVQSADVILVQNNPMDVVRLVKLSKASYRKMQENIVWAAGYNVFAIPLAAGVLAPIGILLSPAVGALLMSLSTVIVAINAQLLRRVDLSIPELPGVTPSTSTQTAD from the coding sequence ATGGACGACCACAAAGATACAAATGAGAATCCCCCTGGAGGGGAACACCAGCAGGACGACAGCAGTCACCAGCACGAACACGGCGAGCAGGATGAATCGGACGCCGAGTCGGACGAGCAGCGGGTAGAACAGGAGCTACTGGAAGAAGAGGCACACCCTGCTGCGGAGAGTGAGACGGTGCTCGACGAGCAGCACGAGCACGCTGGACACGAGGGCGAAGGACACGACCACGGTTCCCATGAGGGCCACGGTGAGGGGCATGGCGGGATGCACGAGGGCCACGAGCAGATGTTCCGCCGGCGCTTCTTCGTCTCGACGCTCCTGTCGATCCCAGTCCTGCTATACAGCGAAATGCTGCAGGAGTGGCTCGGGTTCTCCGTCCCCGCGTTCCCGGGCAGCGAGTGGATCAACCCCGTCTTCGCGGTCATCGTCTTCGCGTACGGTGGGATGCCGTTCCTCCAGATGGCGGTGCCGGAGCTGAAAGACCGGTCGCCGGGGATGATGACGTTGATCTCGATGGCGATCACCGTCGCGTTCGTCTACAGTCTCGCGAGCGTGGTCTTCCCGACGCAGTCTGCGTTTTTCTGGGAACTCGTCACGCTGATCGACATCATGCTGCTGGGCCACTGGATCGAGATGCGGTCGGTCCGGCGGGCCTCCAGCGCGGTCGACGAACTGGCGAAACTGATGCCAGACACCGCCGAGCGTATTACCGACGACGGAGAAACCGAGGAGGTTCCCGTCAGGGAGCTCTCGGAAGGCGATCTCGTGCTCGTCCGGCCGGGCGCAAGTGTCCCTGCTGACGGCACCGTCGAGGAAGGTGATTCGGACGTCAACGAGTCGATGATCACTGGCGAGTCCAAGCCCGTCTCGAAGGAGCCTGGCGACGAGGTCATCGGCGGCACCATCAACGGCGATGGTAGTCTCCGCGTCCGTGTTGGCGCGACGGGCGAGGAGACGACGCTGGCGGGCATCATGCGTCTCGTCGAGGAAGCCCAGCAGAGCAAGTCCAAGACGCAGGTACTGGCCGACCGGGCGGCAGGCTGGCTGTTCTACGTCGCGCTCGGGGCGGCAGTCGTGACGGCGATTGCGTGGACCGTCGCGGTCTCGTTCGACGCGACCGTCATCGAGCGAGTCGTGACGGTGCTCGTCATCGCCTGCCCGCACGCCCTCGGGCTCGCCATTCCGCTGGTCGTCGCGATCAACACGTCGCTCGCCGCTCGCAACGGGATGCTCGTTCGCGACCGCATCGCGATGGAAGACGCACGGAATCTGGACGCGATCATCTTCGACAAGACAGGGACGCTTACCGAGGGCGAACACGGCGTCGTGGATATGGCGACCGTCAACGGCGTCGACGAGGACGACGCGCTCGGGCTGGCGGCAGCCGTCGAGAGTGACTCCGAACACATGATCGCGCGAGCGATTCGCGAGGCCGCCGACGAGCGAGACCTAACTACTCCCGACGCGACCGCCTTCGAGGCGATCAAAGGGCGAGGGGTTCGCGCAAACGTCGATGGAAACGAGGTGTACGTCGGTGGGCCGAACCTGTTGACCCAGCTCGATAGCGAGATCCCCGCCCATCTCCAGCGCTTCGCTGACGAGGCGGGACAGAACGCTCAAACGGTGGTGTATCTCGTTCGTGACAGTGAGTTGATCGCCGCGTTCGCGATGGCCGACGTAATCCGTGAAGAGAGTTTCCGCGTCGTCGACGCCCTCCACGATCTGGGAATCGAAGTGGCGATGCTGACTGGCGACTCCCAGGACGTCGCCAACGCTGTCGCTGACGAACTGGGCATCGACACGGTGTTCGCCGAGGTCCTCCCCGAAGACAAAGACGAGAAAGTCCAGGAACTCCAAGACCAGGGGAAGCTCGTGGGGATGGTTGGTGACGGTGTAAACGATGCGCCGGCGCTGACGCGAGCCGACGTCGGGATCGCCATCGGGAGCGGCACCGACGTCGCCGTCCAGTCGGCGGATGTCATTCTCGTGCAGAACAACCCGATGGATGTAGTGCGACTCGTGAAACTCAGTAAGGCGAGCTACCGGAAGATGCAGGAGAACATCGTCTGGGCCGCCGGCTACAACGTGTTCGCGATTCCGCTCGCAGCAGGCGTGTTGGCACCGATCGGGATTCTGCTGTCTCCCGCTGTGGGTGCGCTTCTGATGTCGTTGAGTACAGTAATCGTCGCCATCAACGCGCAACTGCTCCGCCGGGTGGATCTATCCATCCCCGAGCTTCCAGGAGTGACACCATCCACTAGCACCCAAACTGCAGACTGA
- the acnA gene encoding aconitate hydratase AcnA, translated as MTDTLPFDAVRELDVDGTTYKMADLRALEEQGLCDLDTLPVSIRILLESVLRNADGETVTAADVKNAAGWKPDVPDAEVPFSPSRVVLQDLTGVPAVVDLAALRSEVDRKDRDPTLVEPEIPIDLVIDHSVQVDYFDSEDAYEKNVELEYERNAERYRAIKWAQNAFENFNVVPPGTGIVHQVNLEHLGRVVHARERDGEKWLLPDTLVGTDSHTPMIGGIGVVGWGVGGIEAEAAMLGQPVTMKLPEVVGVRLEGELPEGATATDLVLHITERLREVGVVDRFVEFFGPGVENLTVPDRATIANMAPEQGSTISMFPVDEQTLEYLELTGRDPAHIDLVREYLEAQGLFGEQEPEYTEVVEFDLSTVEPSLAGHKRPQDRIPMGDVKQSFRGLLHGEFEDDLDDVDEDALQRWLGEGDAAGAETDGGVQVEPESELHPLTKRVEVDLDGETVEIGHGDVLVSAITSCTNTSNPSVMIAAGLLAQNAVEKGLDVPPYVKTSLAPGSRVVTQYLEESGLLPYLEELGYAVVGYGCTTCIGNAGPLPDPIEQAIDDHDLWTTSVLSGNRNFEARIHPKIRANYLASPPLVVAYGLAGRMDVDLENEPLGTDEEGGSVYLADIWPDAADVQAAIHENVSPEMFEEKYASVFEGDERWAALDAPTGDVYEWDDNSTYIREPPFFQDFPLEKPGVADIEDARCLLTLGDTVTTDHISPAGPFGSDLPAGQWLLDNGVEPHEFNTYGARRGNHEVMMRGTFANVRIENEMLDDVEGGYTIHHPTDEQTTVFEASQRYREEGVPLVVMAGEEFGTGSSRDWAAKGTDLLGVRATIAESYERIYRDNLVGMGVLPLQFDDGDSWESLGLDGSEIFTIHGLDDGLDVMDELTVIAERADGSTVEFPVTAQVGTPAAVTYIEHGGILHYVLRRLLMR; from the coding sequence ATGACTGATACACTTCCGTTCGATGCCGTCCGCGAGCTCGACGTCGACGGGACGACGTACAAGATGGCCGATCTTCGAGCACTCGAAGAGCAGGGGCTCTGTGACCTCGACACGCTCCCTGTGAGCATCCGTATTCTGCTTGAGTCGGTGCTCCGGAACGCCGACGGCGAAACTGTTACTGCAGCGGATGTCAAGAATGCTGCTGGCTGGAAGCCAGACGTACCGGACGCAGAGGTTCCGTTCTCTCCATCACGAGTCGTCCTACAGGATCTCACTGGCGTGCCCGCAGTTGTCGACCTGGCGGCCCTTCGATCCGAAGTCGACCGCAAAGATCGGGACCCGACCCTGGTCGAACCAGAGATCCCTATTGATCTCGTAATCGACCACAGCGTCCAAGTCGACTACTTCGACTCCGAGGACGCCTACGAGAAGAACGTCGAACTGGAGTACGAGCGCAACGCCGAACGGTATCGCGCGATCAAGTGGGCGCAGAACGCCTTCGAGAACTTCAACGTCGTCCCGCCGGGGACCGGCATCGTCCACCAGGTGAATCTCGAGCATCTGGGCCGGGTCGTCCACGCCCGCGAGCGAGACGGTGAGAAATGGCTCCTGCCGGACACACTCGTCGGCACGGACAGCCACACCCCAATGATCGGTGGCATCGGTGTGGTCGGCTGGGGCGTCGGCGGCATTGAAGCGGAAGCGGCAATGCTCGGTCAGCCGGTCACGATGAAACTTCCCGAGGTCGTCGGCGTCCGCCTCGAAGGCGAATTACCCGAGGGCGCGACGGCGACGGATCTCGTGCTCCACATCACCGAACGGCTCCGCGAGGTCGGCGTCGTCGACCGGTTCGTCGAATTCTTCGGTCCTGGTGTGGAGAATCTCACAGTCCCCGACCGGGCCACGATCGCCAATATGGCGCCCGAACAGGGCTCGACGATCAGTATGTTCCCGGTCGACGAGCAGACGCTCGAGTATCTCGAACTCACCGGGCGTGACCCCGCCCACATCGACCTTGTTCGCGAGTACCTCGAAGCGCAAGGGCTATTCGGAGAACAGGAACCGGAATACACCGAGGTGGTCGAGTTCGATCTTTCGACTGTTGAGCCGAGTCTCGCCGGACATAAGCGGCCACAGGACCGGATTCCGATGGGGGACGTGAAACAGAGCTTCCGGGGACTTCTCCACGGGGAGTTCGAAGACGACCTCGATGATGTCGACGAAGACGCCCTACAGCGGTGGCTCGGCGAAGGTGATGCAGCTGGTGCGGAGACCGACGGCGGTGTTCAGGTCGAACCCGAATCGGAACTGCACCCGTTAACCAAACGCGTTGAGGTCGACCTCGACGGTGAGACAGTGGAAATTGGACACGGAGACGTCCTCGTCAGCGCCATCACGAGCTGTACGAACACTTCGAACCCGTCGGTGATGATCGCTGCTGGTCTGCTTGCCCAGAACGCCGTCGAGAAAGGTTTAGATGTCCCGCCGTACGTCAAGACGAGTCTCGCACCCGGCAGTCGCGTCGTCACGCAGTACCTCGAGGAATCGGGCCTGCTTCCGTATCTCGAAGAGCTCGGGTACGCGGTCGTCGGCTACGGCTGTACCACTTGTATCGGGAACGCCGGACCACTTCCCGATCCCATCGAGCAAGCGATCGACGACCACGACCTCTGGACGACGAGCGTCCTCTCCGGAAATCGGAACTTCGAGGCGCGTATTCACCCGAAGATCCGCGCGAACTACCTCGCGAGCCCGCCGCTCGTCGTCGCCTACGGCCTCGCAGGGCGGATGGACGTCGACCTCGAGAACGAGCCGCTAGGCACCGACGAGGAGGGGGGATCGGTGTATCTGGCGGACATCTGGCCCGACGCAGCGGACGTGCAGGCAGCAATCCACGAGAACGTCTCTCCTGAGATGTTCGAGGAGAAGTATGCCTCTGTGTTCGAGGGTGACGAGCGGTGGGCTGCTCTCGACGCGCCCACAGGTGACGTCTACGAGTGGGACGACAACTCGACATACATCCGAGAGCCGCCGTTCTTCCAGGACTTCCCCCTCGAAAAACCCGGCGTCGCCGATATTGAGGATGCACGCTGCCTGCTGACACTCGGCGATACCGTTACGACCGACCACATCAGCCCTGCTGGCCCCTTCGGATCTGACCTCCCTGCCGGCCAGTGGCTGCTCGATAACGGCGTTGAGCCGCACGAGTTCAACACCTACGGCGCGCGCCGGGGCAACCACGAGGTGATGATGCGGGGAACGTTCGCCAATGTCCGCATCGAGAACGAGATGCTCGACGATGTCGAGGGTGGCTATACGATCCACCACCCAACCGACGAGCAGACGACCGTGTTCGAAGCCAGCCAGCGCTACCGCGAGGAGGGAGTCCCGCTCGTCGTGATGGCAGGCGAAGAGTTCGGTACCGGCTCCAGCCGGGACTGGGCGGCGAAAGGAACGGACCTACTCGGTGTTCGCGCAACCATCGCCGAGAGTTACGAGCGCATCTACCGCGACAACCTCGTCGGCATGGGTGTGCTCCCCCTGCAGTTCGATGATGGCGACTCGTGGGAATCTCTCGGTCTGGATGGGTCTGAGATCTTCACGATCCACGGCCTCGATGACGGGCTCGATGTGATGGACGAACTGACCGTTATCGCCGAGCGCGCGGACGGGTCGACTGTCGAGTTCCCGGTCACAGCACAGGTCGGCACGCCGGCCGCCGTGACCTATATCGAACACGGCGGCATCCTCCACTACGTCCTTAGACGGCTCCTCATGCGATAA
- a CDS encoding universal stress protein has translation MYDTVLLSTDGTVASEEAESHAIALAEAHNADLHVLYVVDEDVVTAYSGDEYVDEAEGPEHGLEELGTETIADIQYKAKEVGVNVVKAIEHGRPAETIVRYADAEDMDLLVLGTKHRPEEYRALLGSVTDRVLRLTTRPATVVKTEVDE, from the coding sequence ATGTACGATACGGTTTTGCTCTCGACTGACGGGACAGTTGCTTCTGAGGAAGCTGAATCCCATGCTATCGCGCTAGCAGAGGCCCATAATGCCGATCTTCATGTTCTGTATGTAGTCGATGAGGACGTCGTAACAGCATACAGCGGTGACGAGTACGTTGATGAAGCCGAAGGCCCAGAACATGGCCTCGAAGAACTTGGAACGGAAACAATCGCAGACATCCAATATAAAGCGAAGGAGGTCGGTGTCAATGTTGTCAAAGCAATTGAGCACGGCCGACCGGCTGAGACGATTGTACGGTATGCTGATGCCGAAGATATGGATCTACTTGTACTTGGAACGAAACACCGGCCGGAAGAATACCGGGCCTTGCTCGGAAGCGTGACCGACCGCGTCCTTCGATTGACGACCCGCCCAGCGACCGTCGTGAAGACGGAAGTCGACGAATAG
- a CDS encoding heavy-metal-associated domain-containing protein, producing MTTTIIVEGMTCGHCEQTVEEALEEVSGVTDVTVDRESEQASVDGEANVTALVEAVEDAGYTAYA from the coding sequence ATGACGACGACGATCATCGTGGAAGGCATGACGTGCGGTCACTGTGAGCAGACGGTCGAAGAGGCCCTCGAAGAGGTATCCGGCGTGACTGACGTGACCGTCGACAGGGAGAGCGAACAGGCGAGCGTCGATGGTGAGGCAAATGTCACAGCTCTCGTGGAGGCCGTCGAAGACGCCGGGTACACCGCTTACGCCTGA
- a CDS encoding ArsR/SmtB family transcription factor, with translation MSDSDTDHRLDDIAVRDTRISDAIDEPMRAMVLDILSEEALTATEVHERLDDRGIDRTENTVRHHINELRDAGLVDVVRFEEGRGGTTKYYHANTIVLSYSLPDSADAAVEEMIDAAQPQITDALTTLTDEYDDAIEEIVEDMQPCEHCQTQKYETYVLLTVLRRAFVRAHRNS, from the coding sequence ATGAGTGATTCCGATACCGACCACCGTCTCGACGACATCGCGGTGCGAGACACTCGGATTTCGGACGCCATCGACGAGCCGATGCGGGCGATGGTCCTCGACATTCTGTCCGAGGAAGCCCTAACTGCGACCGAGGTCCACGAACGCCTCGACGATCGCGGCATCGACCGGACGGAGAACACGGTCCGCCATCACATCAACGAGCTCCGGGATGCGGGCCTCGTCGACGTCGTTCGCTTCGAGGAGGGGCGTGGTGGGACGACGAAGTACTACCACGCGAACACGATCGTCCTCTCGTACTCACTACCAGATTCGGCCGACGCCGCCGTCGAGGAGATGATCGACGCTGCCCAGCCCCAGATCACGGACGCGCTCACTACGCTCACCGACGAGTACGACGACGCTATTGAGGAGATCGTCGAGGATATGCAGCCCTGCGAGCACTGCCAGACCCAGAAGTACGAGACGTACGTTCTTCTGACCGTCCTGCGACGTGCGTTCGTTCGCGCCCACAGAAATTCCTGA